The following are from one region of the Falco biarmicus isolate bFalBia1 chromosome 1, bFalBia1.pri, whole genome shotgun sequence genome:
- the LIMK1 gene encoding LOW QUALITY PROTEIN: LIM domain kinase 1 (The sequence of the model RefSeq protein was modified relative to this genomic sequence to represent the inferred CDS: deleted 2 bases in 2 codons): MRLMLLCCTWRDEPMGEDEGTDLPVCSSCGQGIYDGQYLQALNANWHADCFRCCECGTSLSHQYYEKDGRLYCKKDYWVRFGELCHGCSEQITKGLVMVAGEQKYHPECFSCLNCHTFIGDGDTYALVERSKLYCGHCYYQMVVTPVIEQILPDSPASRIPHTVTLVSIPACSDGKRGFSVSIDQGCGTEHSRTVRVREVDPDCISPDMKNSIHVGDRILEINGTPIGHVPLDEIDLLIQETSRLLQLTIEHDPHEPLACESGLACSPLPAPCSPLCSPAPPPCGEPGAMRQRTVTRSCSTDKSPGSGSVGSPASQRKDIGRSESLRIVSRAHRIFRPSDLIHGEVLGKGCFGQAIKVTHRETGEVMVMKELIRFDEETQRTFLKEVKVMRCLEHPNVLKFIGVLYKEKRLNFITEYIKGGTLRGLIKSMDSHYPWSQRVSFAKDIAAGMAYLHSMNIIHRDLNSHNCLVRENKSVVVADFGLARLMVDEKNQPEHLKNLKKPDRKKRYTVVGNPYWMAPEMINGRSYDEKVDIFSFGIVLCEIIGRVSADPDYLPRTTDFGLNVRGFLDRYCPPACPPSFFPIAVCCCDLDPEKRPSFSKLEQWLETLRMHLEIHLPLSSQLEQLDRAFREMHRQGEGGLPAPPHLHTL; this comes from the exons ATGAGGttgatgctgctgtgctgcacctGGAGGGACGAGCCTATGGGAGAGGACGAAG GGACCGACCTGCCAGTGTGTTCGAGCTGCGGGCAGGGCATCTACGACGGGCAGTACCTGCAGGCGCTGAACGCCAACTGGCATGCCGACTGCTTCAG GTGCTGTGAGTGCGGGACCTCCCTGTCCCACCAGTACTATGAGAAGGATGGGCGCCTGTACTGCAAGAAGGATTACTGGGTGCGCTTTGGGGAGCTCTGCCATGGCTGCTCGGAGCAGATCACCAAGGGGCTCGTCATG GTGGCCGGGGAGCAGAAGTACCACCCCGAGTGCTTCAGCTGCCTCAACTGCCACACATTCATCGGGGATGGGGACACCTATGCGCTGGTGGAGCGCTCCAAGCTCTACTG CGGGCACTGCTATTACCAGATGGTGGTGACACCGGTCATTGAGCAGATCCTGCCGGATTCGCCAGCTTCCCGCATCCCGCACACTGTCACGCTCGTCTCCATCCCCGCCTGCTCCGATGGCAAACGTGGCTTCTCAGTCTCCATTGACCAGGGCTGTGGCACCGAGCACTCCCGCACCGTCCGCGTCCGAGA GGTGGATCCAGACTGCATCAGCCCTGACATGAAGAACTCCATCCACGTTGGCGATCGCATCCTGGAGATCAACGGCACCCCCATTGGCCATGTTCCCCTGGATGAG ATTGACCTGCTGATCCAGGAGACCAGCCGCCTGCTCCAGCTGACCATCGAGCATGACCCCCACGAGCCCCTTGCCTGCGAGTCAGGGcttgcctgcagccccctgcctgccccgtgCAGCCCCCTgtgctcccctgcc cccccaccctGTGGGGAGCCTGGTGCCATGCGCCAGAGGACTGTCAC gaggagctgcagcacgGACAAGTCTCCGGGCTCTGGCTCAGTGGGCTCACCCGCGTCCCAGCGCAAGGACATCGGTCGCTCTGAGTCGTTGCGCATTGTCTCCCGTGCCCATCGCATCTTTCGCCCTTCTGACCTCATCCACGGCGAGGTGCTGGGCAAGGGCTGCTTTGGCCAGGCCATCAAG gTGACACACCGGGAGACAGGTGAGGTGATGGTCATGAAGGAGCTGATTCGCTTTGATGAGGAGACACAGAGGACCTTCCTCAAAGAG GTGAAGGTGATGCGCTGCCTGGAGCACCCCAATGTGCTGAAGTTCATCGGGGTGCTGTACAAGGAGAAGAGGCTCAACTTCATCACGGAGTACATCAAAGGGGGCACCTTGAGGGGCCTCATCAAGAGCATG gaCAGCCACTACCCCTGGAGCCAGCGGGTCAGCTTTGCCAAGGACATTGCTGCTGGCATG GCCTACCTCCACTCCATGAACATCATCCACCGTGACCTCAACTCTCACAACTGCCTCGTGCGGGAG AACAAGAGCGTGGTGGTGGCTGATTTTGGGCTGGCACGGCTGATGGTGGATGAGAAGAACCAGCCTGAACATCTCAAGAACCTGAAGAAACCGGACCGCAAGAAGCGGTACACGGTGGTGGGGAACCCGTACTGGATGGCCCCTGAGATGATCAATG GGAGGAGCTATGATGAGAAGGTGGACATCTTCTCCTTCGGTATCGTCCTGTGCGAG ATCATTGGCCGGGTGAGTGCTGAC CCCGACTACCTGCCCCGTACCACTGACTTCGGCCTCAACGTCAGGGGCTTCCTGGACCGCTactgcccccctgcctgcccccccagcTTCTTCCCCATCGCTGTCTGCTGCTGTGACCTGGACCCTGAGAAGCG GCCATCCTTCAGCAAGCTGGAGCAGTGGCTGGAAACCCTCCGCATGCACCTGGAGATCCACCTGCCGCTGAgctcccagctggagcagctggaccGAGCTTTCAGGGAGATGCACCGGCAGGGCGAGGGCGGGTTGCCTGCGCCCCCACACCTGCACACCCTCTGA
- the LOC130143683 gene encoding septin-4-like isoform X2, which yields MIKRFLEEDSEEAELTQLLRDCPPADSPRKVEPTESRREPGHPLCGVGRVPPDEPADERDPKIFSRSRPLDFHQHIAAPPPPSPNRPRSPWGQLDPYDSSEDDKEYVGFATLPNQVHRKSVKKGFDFTLMVAGESGLGKSTLVNSLFLTDMYRDRKLLNAEERITQTVEITKHMVDIEEKGVKLRLTIVDTPGFGDAVNNTECWKPVADYIDQQFEQYFRDESGLNRKNIQDNRVHCCIYFISPFGHGLRPLDVEFMKALHQRVNIVPVLAKADTLTPTEVERMKNKIREEIDHYGIRIYQFPECDSDEDEEFKLQDQALKESIPFAVIGSNTVVEAKGRRIRGRLYPWGIVEVENPSHCDFVKLRTMLVRTHMQDLKDVTRETHYENYRTQCIQSMTRMVVKERNRNKLTRESGTDFPIPVIPPVPDAETEKLIREKDEELRRMQEMLQKIQKQMKDSH from the exons ATG ATAAAGCGTTTCCTGGAGGAGGACTCAGAGGAGGCTGAGCTGACCCAGCTTCTGAGAGATTGCCCACCGGCTGACAGCCCCAGGAAGGTGGAGCCCACAGAGAGCCGTCGGGAGCCTGGCCACCCCCTCTGCGGTGTGGGCAGGGTCCCCCCTGATGAACCTGCTGACGAGAGGGACCCCAAGATCTTCTCCCGGTCTCGGCCCTTGGATTTTCACCAGCACATtgccgcccccccaccccccagccccaaccgTCCCAGGAGCCCCTGGGGGCAGCTGGACCCCTACGACTCCTCTGAG GATGACAAGGAGTATGTGGGCTTTGCCACACTGCCCAACCAGGTCCATCggaagtcagtgaagaagggGTTTGACTTCACCCTCATGGTGGCAG GGGAATCTGGGCTAGGCAAGTCCACCCTGGTCAACAGCCTCTTCCTGACGGACATGTACAGAGACCGCAAGCTGCTGAATGCTGAAG AGCGCATCACACAGACAGTGGAGATCACCAAGCACATGGTGGACATCGAGGAGAAGGGTGTCAAGCTGCGCCTGACCATTGTGGACACGCCAGGCTTTGGTGATGCTGTCAACAACACAGAGTG ctggaagccagTGGCTGACTACATTGACCAGCAGTTTGAGCAGTATTTCCGTGATGAAAGTGGCCTCAACCGGAAGAACATCCAGGACAACCGTGTCCACTGCTGCATCTACTTCATCTCACCCTTTGGCCACGG ACTCCGGCCCTTGGATGTGGAGTTCATGAAAGCCCTGCACCAGCGGGTAAACATCGTGCCtgtgctggccaaggctgaCACCCTGACCCCCACTGAGGTGGAGCGTATGAAGAACAAG ATTCGGGAGGAGATCGACCACTACGGCATCCGCATCTACCAGTTCCCTGAGTGTGACTCAGATGAAGATGAAGAGTTCAAGCTGCAGGACCAGGCACTGAAG GAGAGCATCCCCTTTGCTGTCATTGGCAGCAACACAGTTGTGGAGGCCAAAGGCCGGCGCATCCGTGGGCGCCTCTACCCCTGGGGCATTGTGGAAG TGGAGAATCCTTCCCACTGTGACTTTGTGAAGCTGCGGACAATGCTGGTGAggacccacatgcaggacctcAAGGACGTGACACGGGAAACCCACTACGAGAACTACCGCACGCAGTGCATCCAGAGCATGACCCGCATGGTTGTGAAGGAGAGGAACCGCAA CAAGCTGACACGGGAAAGTGGGACAGATTTCCCCATCCCTGTTATCCCCCCGGTACCTGATGCGGAGACAGAGAAGCTCATCCGGGAGAAGGATGAGGAG CTGCGACGGatgcaggagatgctccagaAGATCCAGAAGCAGATGAAGGACTCGCACTAg
- the LOC130143683 gene encoding septin-4-like isoform X3 yields MATCPELQPGKEIKRFLEEDSEEAELTQLLRDCPPADSPRKVEPTESRREPGHPLCGVGRVPPDEPADERDPKIFSRSRPLDFHQHIAAPPPPSPNRPRSPWGQLDPYDSSEDDKEYVGFATLPNQVHRKSVKKGFDFTLMVAGESGLGKSTLVNSLFLTDMYRDRKLLNAEERITQTVEITKHMVDIEEKGVKLRLTIVDTPGFGDAVNNTECWKPVADYIDQQFEQYFRDESGLNRKNIQDNRVHCCIYFISPFGHGLRPLDVEFMKALHQRVNIVPVLAKADTLTPTEVERMKNKIREEIDHYGIRIYQFPECDSDEDEEFKLQDQALKESIPFAVIGSNTVVEAKGRRIRGRLYPWGIVEVENPSHCDFVKLRTMLVRTHMQDLKDVTRETHYENYRTQCIQSMTRMVVKERNRKRHPSVLRLCCVDCSAD; encoded by the exons ATGGCCACCTgccctgagctgcagcctgggaaagAG ATAAAGCGTTTCCTGGAGGAGGACTCAGAGGAGGCTGAGCTGACCCAGCTTCTGAGAGATTGCCCACCGGCTGACAGCCCCAGGAAGGTGGAGCCCACAGAGAGCCGTCGGGAGCCTGGCCACCCCCTCTGCGGTGTGGGCAGGGTCCCCCCTGATGAACCTGCTGACGAGAGGGACCCCAAGATCTTCTCCCGGTCTCGGCCCTTGGATTTTCACCAGCACATtgccgcccccccaccccccagccccaaccgTCCCAGGAGCCCCTGGGGGCAGCTGGACCCCTACGACTCCTCTGAG GATGACAAGGAGTATGTGGGCTTTGCCACACTGCCCAACCAGGTCCATCggaagtcagtgaagaagggGTTTGACTTCACCCTCATGGTGGCAG GGGAATCTGGGCTAGGCAAGTCCACCCTGGTCAACAGCCTCTTCCTGACGGACATGTACAGAGACCGCAAGCTGCTGAATGCTGAAG AGCGCATCACACAGACAGTGGAGATCACCAAGCACATGGTGGACATCGAGGAGAAGGGTGTCAAGCTGCGCCTGACCATTGTGGACACGCCAGGCTTTGGTGATGCTGTCAACAACACAGAGTG ctggaagccagTGGCTGACTACATTGACCAGCAGTTTGAGCAGTATTTCCGTGATGAAAGTGGCCTCAACCGGAAGAACATCCAGGACAACCGTGTCCACTGCTGCATCTACTTCATCTCACCCTTTGGCCACGG ACTCCGGCCCTTGGATGTGGAGTTCATGAAAGCCCTGCACCAGCGGGTAAACATCGTGCCtgtgctggccaaggctgaCACCCTGACCCCCACTGAGGTGGAGCGTATGAAGAACAAG ATTCGGGAGGAGATCGACCACTACGGCATCCGCATCTACCAGTTCCCTGAGTGTGACTCAGATGAAGATGAAGAGTTCAAGCTGCAGGACCAGGCACTGAAG GAGAGCATCCCCTTTGCTGTCATTGGCAGCAACACAGTTGTGGAGGCCAAAGGCCGGCGCATCCGTGGGCGCCTCTACCCCTGGGGCATTGTGGAAG TGGAGAATCCTTCCCACTGTGACTTTGTGAAGCTGCGGACAATGCTGGTGAggacccacatgcaggacctcAAGGACGTGACACGGGAAACCCACTACGAGAACTACCGCACGCAGTGCATCCAGAGCATGACCCGCATGGTTGTGAAGGAGAGGAACCGCAA GCGGCATCCCTCTGTGCTGAGGCTGTGCTGTGTCGACTGCTCCGCTGACTGA
- the LOC130143683 gene encoding septin-4-like isoform X1, whose translation MATCPELQPGKEIKRFLEEDSEEAELTQLLRDCPPADSPRKVEPTESRREPGHPLCGVGRVPPDEPADERDPKIFSRSRPLDFHQHIAAPPPPSPNRPRSPWGQLDPYDSSEDDKEYVGFATLPNQVHRKSVKKGFDFTLMVAGESGLGKSTLVNSLFLTDMYRDRKLLNAEERITQTVEITKHMVDIEEKGVKLRLTIVDTPGFGDAVNNTECWKPVADYIDQQFEQYFRDESGLNRKNIQDNRVHCCIYFISPFGHGLRPLDVEFMKALHQRVNIVPVLAKADTLTPTEVERMKNKIREEIDHYGIRIYQFPECDSDEDEEFKLQDQALKESIPFAVIGSNTVVEAKGRRIRGRLYPWGIVEVENPSHCDFVKLRTMLVRTHMQDLKDVTRETHYENYRTQCIQSMTRMVVKERNRNKLTRESGTDFPIPVIPPVPDAETEKLIREKDEELRRMQEMLQKIQKQMKDSH comes from the exons ATGGCCACCTgccctgagctgcagcctgggaaagAG ATAAAGCGTTTCCTGGAGGAGGACTCAGAGGAGGCTGAGCTGACCCAGCTTCTGAGAGATTGCCCACCGGCTGACAGCCCCAGGAAGGTGGAGCCCACAGAGAGCCGTCGGGAGCCTGGCCACCCCCTCTGCGGTGTGGGCAGGGTCCCCCCTGATGAACCTGCTGACGAGAGGGACCCCAAGATCTTCTCCCGGTCTCGGCCCTTGGATTTTCACCAGCACATtgccgcccccccaccccccagccccaaccgTCCCAGGAGCCCCTGGGGGCAGCTGGACCCCTACGACTCCTCTGAG GATGACAAGGAGTATGTGGGCTTTGCCACACTGCCCAACCAGGTCCATCggaagtcagtgaagaagggGTTTGACTTCACCCTCATGGTGGCAG GGGAATCTGGGCTAGGCAAGTCCACCCTGGTCAACAGCCTCTTCCTGACGGACATGTACAGAGACCGCAAGCTGCTGAATGCTGAAG AGCGCATCACACAGACAGTGGAGATCACCAAGCACATGGTGGACATCGAGGAGAAGGGTGTCAAGCTGCGCCTGACCATTGTGGACACGCCAGGCTTTGGTGATGCTGTCAACAACACAGAGTG ctggaagccagTGGCTGACTACATTGACCAGCAGTTTGAGCAGTATTTCCGTGATGAAAGTGGCCTCAACCGGAAGAACATCCAGGACAACCGTGTCCACTGCTGCATCTACTTCATCTCACCCTTTGGCCACGG ACTCCGGCCCTTGGATGTGGAGTTCATGAAAGCCCTGCACCAGCGGGTAAACATCGTGCCtgtgctggccaaggctgaCACCCTGACCCCCACTGAGGTGGAGCGTATGAAGAACAAG ATTCGGGAGGAGATCGACCACTACGGCATCCGCATCTACCAGTTCCCTGAGTGTGACTCAGATGAAGATGAAGAGTTCAAGCTGCAGGACCAGGCACTGAAG GAGAGCATCCCCTTTGCTGTCATTGGCAGCAACACAGTTGTGGAGGCCAAAGGCCGGCGCATCCGTGGGCGCCTCTACCCCTGGGGCATTGTGGAAG TGGAGAATCCTTCCCACTGTGACTTTGTGAAGCTGCGGACAATGCTGGTGAggacccacatgcaggacctcAAGGACGTGACACGGGAAACCCACTACGAGAACTACCGCACGCAGTGCATCCAGAGCATGACCCGCATGGTTGTGAAGGAGAGGAACCGCAA CAAGCTGACACGGGAAAGTGGGACAGATTTCCCCATCCCTGTTATCCCCCCGGTACCTGATGCGGAGACAGAGAAGCTCATCCGGGAGAAGGATGAGGAG CTGCGACGGatgcaggagatgctccagaAGATCCAGAAGCAGATGAAGGACTCGCACTAg